One Acidimicrobiia bacterium genomic window, GCTCGTCGATTTCGAGCGCGCGGTCGCGATGGCCGACGAGGCGATCGCAATGGGCGCGGCCGCGTTGCTCGTCGCGTCGGGCTGCCCGCCCGAGCACTCGCCGTCGCACCGCGCGCTCGATCCGGTGTGGGCGCGCGCCGAGGAAGCGGGCGTGCCCATCGTCTTCCACGTCGGCGGCACCGGCGAGCTCATCGACCCCGCCTACTTCCGCAACGGTCTTCCGATCCCGCCCGACTTCCACGGCGGCGAGGAGAACTTCCGCTCCGTCGACTACATGGGCATCCCGGTGCCGCCGGCCCAGACGCTGGCGACCCTGATCTTCGACGGCGTGCTGGAGGCCTTCCCCGATCTGCGCATCGGGGTGATTGAGCAGGGCGCCGTGTGGGTGCCGTCCTGGCTGCGCCAGATGGAGTCCGCCTTCGAGGCGTTCCACCGCCACGAGGAGCGTCTGCAGGCGCTCTCGCTGCGGCCGAGCGACTACGTCCACCGACAGTGCCGCTTCACGCCCTACCCGACCGAGGACGTGGGCTGGATTGTGGAACAGGGCGGCGCCGATCTGGTGCTGTTCTCCTCCGACTATCCGCACGTGGAGGGCGGGCGCAAGCCGCTGGAGCGCTTCGAGGCCTCGCTGGGCGATGCCGATGCCGAGGTGCGCCGCCAATTCTACACCGACAACTTCCTCTTCCTCATGGGCAGCGCCGGCGTCGGGTTGGCGGCCTGAGCCCGGAACTCCCGCGGCGTGTCAGGTCCCGCTGCGCGGCACGGACCGAGACGACACCACCGAGCCCCGGGAGGTGCAGTCCACCGACGGGTAGTCGCACATGGTCTTCTGGAGCCATGGCTGCAACTCGGCCGTCGGCTCCCGGGTACTGTGCGCCGGCACGACCCCGATGCCCCCGATCAGAAACATGCTCACCCCCAGGAGCACGCCGCCGACGAACAACTTGAGCCTCTTGCGAGCGTCCACCCCTCGTACCTCCGCATCCCCGGTGTTCCACCCCTAAGTTGTTCCTTAATTGTCGGAATCCAAACCACCTTTCGCCGGATGATGGCGGACGGCGGCCGCCGATCGAGGATGTGTCACCCCCATTGCAGAGAAGGGCCCATCATGTTCACCCGCAAGCCCCGTGGCGCAGAGACGACATTCGAGGTCACCAAGACCGAGGAGGAGTGGAAGGGAGCGCTCCCCGCTGACCGTTATGCCGTGCTGCGCCGTGCCGGCACCGAGCCCCCGTGGTCGGGTGAGCTGCTGCATGTCGACGGTGCCGGGGTCTTCCATTGCGCTGTCTGCGGCGCCGAGCTCTTCGACACCCATGCGAAATTCGACTCCGGCACCGGCTGGCCCAGTTTTGACCGGGCCCGCGCCGCGGGCACCGTCGTGGAGCGCAGGGAGCGCAGCTTCGGCATGGCGCGCACCGAGATCCTGTGTGCCCGGTGCGGTGGCCATCTGGGACATGTCTTCCCCGATGGGCCCACCGACACCGGG contains:
- a CDS encoding amidohydrolase family protein, translating into MPYVTGRIVHDADAHIMEPPTWLRDHADPGIRDRIKPLELASGNELRQTGDPDEQRRDLDTAFDRIRAKHASAEYRAVEADEIMARKNFAATGSFIAEDRPRALDLLGFASQLVFNTFHNGRLHEWEHRGDVDFAYGVARAHNRGMTEFCAADARLLSTLYVPLVDFERAVAMADEAIAMGAAALLVASGCPPEHSPSHRALDPVWARAEEAGVPIVFHVGGTGELIDPAYFRNGLPIPPDFHGGEENFRSVDYMGIPVPPAQTLATLIFDGVLEAFPDLRIGVIEQGAVWVPSWLRQMESAFEAFHRHEERLQALSLRPSDYVHRQCRFTPYPTEDVGWIVEQGGADLVLFSSDYPHVEGGRKPLERFEASLGDADAEVRRQFYTDNFLFLMGSAGVGLAA
- the msrB gene encoding peptide-methionine (R)-S-oxide reductase MsrB; protein product: MFTRKPRGAETTFEVTKTEEEWKGALPADRYAVLRRAGTEPPWSGELLHVDGAGVFHCAVCGAELFDTHAKFDSGTGWPSFDRARAAGTVVERRERSFGMARTEILCARCGGHLGHVFPDGPTDTGQRYCVNSLSLTYEPEA